From Bacteroidota bacterium, one genomic window encodes:
- the recQ gene encoding DNA helicase RecQ produces the protein MDTKTLLQKYFGYSEYRNQQEEIIESVLQGNDTLVLMPTGGGKSLCYQIPALVFDGLTVVISPLIALMKDQVDSLRLNGISAAYLNSSISAGEQQKIIEQLNNKELKLLYIAPERLSSSGFQFISFLKGINVSLFAIDEAHCISQWGPDFRTDYLLLSKLKNEFPEIPVIALTATADTKTREDIVEKLELKKPRKFVSSFNRTNLFYSIEPKRNYFDQLIQFLSNYKDESGIIYCLSRDSTESLSAKLRQHGFNTLPYHAGLEQDLRASTQEQFLKDEVKIVVATIAFGMGIDKSNVRFVVHVDLPKNIEAYYQETGRAGRDGLPSEVLLYYSSADKIKLRNFCQSDNNPEFAKLLLDKLDKMATYCELNVCRREYLLTYFSEEFKGPCGNCDTCTKKGERADGTVLAQKVLSAVTRLEERFGMHYVVDFLRGSESEKISAQHRSLKTYGVATDTSKNDLIRFIRELIHQGYLKVGEGTYPLLLLTDKSAGVLKGNEKVLYLKSETIEYKKSSIVHEEEKELFAQLKAWRKFAAQEENMPAYIILSDASLLELATFLPQTTSELQKISGFGKVKMERYAAFVLPLIQEYCKNNNLTSRINLKQPKRERKSKSGIEQNGSIDVSLNLYKQGKSISEIALARGFSESTIQGHLVECVSSGQINVAELVAPEKIQAIQDVVTKNTFDRLSPIKEILGENYSYAEIKAVLADMKRAELK, from the coding sequence ATGGATACCAAAACACTGCTTCAAAAATATTTTGGTTATTCGGAATATAGAAATCAACAAGAAGAAATAATTGAATCTGTTTTACAAGGCAATGATACATTGGTATTGATGCCAACCGGAGGCGGAAAATCCTTGTGTTATCAAATTCCGGCATTAGTGTTTGATGGACTAACTGTAGTAATTTCTCCTCTAATTGCTTTAATGAAAGACCAAGTAGATTCTCTTCGATTGAATGGAATTAGTGCAGCTTACCTCAATTCATCAATAAGTGCCGGAGAGCAACAAAAAATTATAGAGCAGTTAAATAATAAGGAGTTAAAATTGTTATACATTGCTCCGGAGCGATTGTCTAGCAGTGGATTTCAGTTTATTTCTTTTTTGAAAGGTATAAATGTTTCTTTATTTGCAATTGACGAGGCACACTGTATTTCTCAATGGGGGCCTGACTTTAGAACGGATTATCTTTTATTGTCTAAACTCAAAAATGAATTTCCGGAAATTCCCGTTATTGCTCTTACAGCCACAGCGGACACAAAAACACGTGAAGATATTGTTGAAAAGCTTGAGTTGAAAAAACCTAGAAAATTTGTGTCGAGCTTTAACCGTACAAATTTGTTTTACAGTATAGAGCCTAAGCGAAACTATTTCGATCAATTAATTCAGTTTTTATCCAATTATAAAGATGAATCCGGTATTATTTATTGCTTGTCTCGAGATTCTACGGAGAGTCTATCGGCAAAACTTAGGCAGCATGGATTTAATACATTGCCCTATCATGCAGGGTTAGAACAAGATTTGAGAGCATCTACACAAGAGCAATTTTTAAAGGACGAAGTGAAAATTGTAGTTGCTACAATTGCCTTTGGAATGGGTATAGATAAGTCGAATGTTCGTTTTGTGGTGCATGTAGATTTACCTAAAAATATAGAAGCTTATTACCAAGAAACTGGTCGTGCAGGCAGAGATGGCTTACCTAGCGAGGTTCTGTTGTATTATAGTTCTGCCGATAAAATTAAATTGAGAAATTTTTGCCAGTCTGATAACAATCCGGAATTTGCAAAATTGCTGTTGGATAAGCTCGATAAGATGGCCACCTATTGCGAGTTAAATGTGTGTCGAAGAGAATATTTGCTTACCTATTTTAGCGAGGAATTCAAAGGCCCTTGCGGTAATTGCGATACGTGTACCAAGAAGGGCGAACGGGCAGATGGTACCGTATTAGCGCAAAAAGTGTTGTCGGCAGTTACTCGACTAGAGGAGCGTTTTGGAATGCATTATGTTGTTGATTTTTTGCGAGGCTCGGAGTCAGAGAAAATTTCGGCACAGCATCGGTCTTTAAAAACCTACGGAGTAGCAACCGATACAAGCAAAAACGATTTGATACGTTTTATTAGAGAGCTAATTCATCAAGGATATTTAAAGGTAGGAGAGGGAACTTATCCGTTGCTATTGCTTACAGATAAATCTGCCGGTGTTTTAAAGGGAAATGAAAAAGTGTTGTACTTAAAGTCCGAAACAATAGAGTATAAAAAGAGTTCGATTGTACACGAAGAGGAAAAGGAATTGTTTGCTCAATTAAAAGCTTGGCGCAAGTTTGCAGCACAAGAAGAAAATATGCCTGCTTATATCATATTGTCTGATGCTTCTTTGCTTGAGTTGGCAACATTTTTGCCGCAAACTACAAGTGAATTACAAAAAATATCAGGATTTGGAAAGGTGAAAATGGAGCGTTATGCAGCCTTTGTTTTGCCTTTAATTCAAGAGTATTGCAAAAACAATAATTTAACATCTCGAATAAATTTAAAACAACCAAAGCGAGAACGAAAATCAAAATCGGGCATTGAACAAAACGGCAGTATTGATGTATCCTTGAATTTATATAAACAAGGTAAAAGTATTTCAGAAATTGCATTGGCTAGAGGCTTTTCGGAATCTACCATTCAAGGGCATTTGGTTGAATGTGTTTCTAGTGGCCAAATTAATGTTGCAGAATTAGTTGCTCCCGAAAAAATACAAGCTATACAAGATGTTGTAACAAAAAATACATTCGATAGATTAAGTCCAATTAAAGAAATTTTAGGCGAGAATTATAGTTATGCAGAAATAAAAGCTGTTTTAGCTGATATGAAAAGAGCAGAATTGAAATAG